The following proteins are co-located in the Sphingomonas panacis genome:
- a CDS encoding FtsK/SpoIIIE family DNA translocase translates to MASRVQPPLWRETVKAGAVRSSRVIGAMAILIGVVAFVIALASYHSGDPSFNTASGGPARNWLGPVGAWSADLMLFLFGPIVVLMLPVLLLIALRLWRDVPVGRWRLMLLLATAGVVLMGTTLALISATAVLWLPAGWGGLAGLAIADSLRFALGFIPDQQAMLWTARALGGLIGLAGLACWASSFVVGLDGASIPRRIKALADLREQGGLVEDDREPAAPRAPDAPRITVPRPVALPDARPAPVISDRTMASVAAPRPRAQQTSFDLGDSSQLPSIDLLNPAPASTGGPIDKAALERNARLLESVLDDFHVKGSIVNVRPGPVVTMYELEPAPGIKANRVIQLADDIARNMSAISARVATIPGRTVIGIELPNARREMVGLRELIDAIEDEPGSLPLVLGKNIAGDPVIANLAPMPHLLVAGTTGSGKSVGLNSMILSLLYRLRPDQCRMIMIDPKMLELSMYDDIPHLLSPVVTDPAKAVRALKWAVEQMEDRYRQMSSVGVRSLASFNDKVRAAKVKGQPLGRKVQTGYHPDTGAPIYEEETLDYQILPQIVVIVDELADLMMTAGKEVEFLIQRLAQKARAAGIHLIMATQRPSVDVITGVIKANLPTRISFHVTSKIDSRTILGEQGAEQLLGKGDMLYMPGGKGIVRVHGPFVSDDEVHAVADHWRAQGRPDYIQSVTEEPEESFAMDGAPAGEDSAEDQQYRNAIQLVCESQKASTSWLQRQLRIGYNSAARLIERMEKDGIVGRPDHVGRREVLRDREGNPV, encoded by the coding sequence ATGGCGAGCCGCGTGCAGCCGCCGCTATGGCGTGAGACGGTGAAGGCTGGCGCGGTGCGCAGCAGCCGGGTGATCGGCGCGATGGCGATCCTGATCGGTGTCGTCGCGTTCGTCATCGCGCTGGCGAGCTACCATTCGGGCGATCCGTCGTTCAACACCGCTTCGGGAGGGCCGGCGCGCAACTGGCTCGGCCCGGTCGGCGCGTGGAGCGCTGACCTGATGCTGTTCCTGTTCGGGCCGATCGTGGTGCTGATGCTGCCGGTGCTGTTGCTGATCGCGCTGCGGCTGTGGCGCGACGTGCCGGTCGGGCGGTGGCGGCTGATGCTGCTGCTCGCGACCGCCGGCGTGGTGCTGATGGGGACGACGCTCGCGCTGATCTCGGCGACGGCGGTGCTGTGGCTGCCGGCCGGATGGGGCGGGCTCGCGGGGCTCGCCATCGCCGATTCGCTGCGCTTCGCGCTCGGCTTCATCCCCGATCAACAAGCGATGCTGTGGACCGCGCGCGCGCTGGGCGGGCTGATCGGTCTGGCCGGACTCGCCTGCTGGGCGTCGAGCTTCGTCGTCGGGCTCGACGGCGCGAGCATCCCGCGCCGGATCAAGGCGCTCGCCGATCTGCGCGAGCAGGGCGGGCTGGTCGAGGATGACCGCGAGCCCGCCGCGCCGCGCGCGCCCGACGCGCCGCGCATCACCGTGCCGCGCCCGGTCGCCCTGCCCGACGCCCGCCCCGCCCCGGTGATCAGCGACCGCACGATGGCCAGCGTCGCCGCGCCGCGCCCGCGCGCGCAGCAGACCTCGTTCGATCTCGGCGACAGTTCGCAACTGCCCTCGATCGACCTGCTCAACCCGGCCCCCGCCTCGACCGGCGGGCCGATCGACAAGGCCGCGCTCGAACGCAATGCCCGGCTGCTCGAATCGGTGCTCGACGATTTCCATGTGAAGGGATCGATCGTCAACGTCCGCCCCGGCCCGGTGGTGACGATGTACGAGCTCGAACCCGCGCCGGGCATCAAGGCCAACCGCGTCATCCAGCTCGCCGACGATATCGCGCGCAACATGTCGGCGATTTCGGCGCGTGTCGCGACGATTCCGGGGCGCACCGTGATCGGCATCGAACTCCCCAATGCGCGCCGCGAGATGGTGGGCCTGCGCGAACTGATCGACGCGATCGAGGACGAACCTGGCTCGCTGCCTTTGGTGCTCGGCAAGAACATCGCCGGCGATCCGGTGATCGCCAACCTCGCGCCGATGCCGCATCTGCTCGTCGCGGGCACCACCGGATCGGGCAAGTCGGTCGGCCTCAACAGCATGATCCTGTCGCTGCTGTACCGGCTCCGGCCCGACCAGTGCCGGATGATCATGATCGATCCCAAGATGCTCGAACTGAGCATGTACGACGACATCCCGCACCTGCTCTCTCCCGTCGTCACCGATCCCGCCAAGGCGGTGCGCGCGCTTAAATGGGCGGTCGAACAGATGGAGGACCGCTACCGGCAGATGTCGTCGGTCGGCGTGCGCAGCCTCGCCAGCTTCAACGACAAGGTGCGCGCCGCCAAGGTCAAGGGGCAGCCGCTCGGCCGCAAGGTGCAGACCGGCTACCACCCCGACACCGGCGCGCCGATCTACGAGGAAGAGACGCTCGACTATCAGATCCTGCCGCAGATCGTGGTGATCGTCGACGAGCTCGCCGATCTGATGATGACCGCGGGCAAGGAAGTCGAATTCCTCATCCAGCGGCTCGCGCAGAAAGCGCGCGCGGCCGGCATCCACCTCATCATGGCGACCCAGCGGCCGTCGGTGGACGTCATCACCGGCGTCATCAAGGCGAACCTTCCAACGCGGATTTCCTTCCACGTCACCTCGAAGATCGATTCGCGCACCATTCTGGGCGAACAGGGCGCCGAGCAACTGCTCGGCAAGGGCGACATGCTGTACATGCCCGGCGGCAAGGGCATCGTTCGCGTCCACGGCCCGTTCGTGTCCGACGACGAGGTGCATGCCGTCGCCGATCACTGGCGTGCGCAGGGCCGGCCCGATTACATCCAGTCGGTGACCGAGGAGCCCGAGGAGAGCTTCGCGATGGACGGCGCGCCGGCCGGCGAGGATTCGGCCGAGGACCAGCAATATCGCAACGCGATCCAGTTGGTGTGCGAAAGCCAGAAGGCCTCGACCTCGTGGCTCCAGCGCCAGCTTCGCATCGGCTACAACTCGGCGGCGCGGCTGATCGAACGGATGGAGAAGGACGGCATCGTCGGCCGCCCCGACCATGTCGGCCGCCGCGAAGTGCTGCGCGACCGCGAGGGCAACCCGGTTTAG
- a CDS encoding LolA family protein, which produces MIRSPAWALLAAPALIAAAPANQDLALVQKHLRSIQTMTAAFTQTDRNGKVVTGTLTLKQPGKIRFQYQKGVSILIVGDGKALTFIDYSVRQVQRWPIGSTPLGVLLNPDRDIAGIAHVVDSGDPRIISIDAADPKHPEYGRINMVFTRDAAAPAGLRMEGWVALDSQNNRTTIRLSDERFNAPVSDGTFRWNDPRSKSPKG; this is translated from the coding sequence ATGATCCGTTCTCCGGCCTGGGCGCTGCTCGCGGCGCCCGCCCTCATCGCCGCCGCGCCTGCCAACCAGGATCTCGCGCTCGTGCAGAAGCACCTGCGCAGCATCCAGACGATGACCGCGGCGTTCACGCAGACCGATCGCAACGGCAAGGTCGTCACCGGCACGCTGACGCTCAAGCAGCCCGGCAAGATCCGCTTCCAATATCAGAAGGGCGTGTCGATCCTGATCGTCGGCGACGGCAAGGCGCTGACCTTCATCGATTATTCGGTGCGGCAGGTGCAGCGCTGGCCGATCGGCTCGACTCCGCTCGGCGTGCTGCTCAACCCCGATCGCGACATCGCCGGCATCGCGCACGTCGTCGACAGCGGCGATCCGCGCATCATCTCGATCGACGCGGCCGATCCCAAGCATCCCGAATACGGCCGGATCAACATGGTCTTCACCCGCGACGCCGCCGCGCCGGCGGGGTTGCGGATGGAAGGCTGGGTCGCGCTCGATTCGCAGAACAACCGCACCACCATCCGCCTCTCGGACGAACGGTTCAACGCGCCCGTCTCCGACGGAACGTTCCGCTGGAACGACCCGCGCAGCAAATCGCCGAAGGGCTGA
- the dacB gene encoding D-alanyl-D-alanine carboxypeptidase/D-alanyl-D-alanine endopeptidase, with amino-acid sequence MKRALSLCLVLAAPAAAQAPGGPIAAALATAPAGTRFGLLVLDADGRERVAVHPDDRFMPASNTKIFTTATAYATLGDLSLPDAGGGASVRIDGRDVVLAGHGDARLSSAADCSVDCLATLADAVAAKTRSVRDVIGDDSWFPDLRWSPGMSWNNIPTRSGTGVSALTLDDNELPVTVTPAASSGAAPVIAVAPYYTVENAAMTVAGGATAIGFDRAPNGRVLRITGTIALGAKPLRERIGIDDPADYAAWTFRTLLRARGVNVTGRIVVRHRPPGPADDPVRRGGAPAAHPPEPQALARAVPPPLAGDVRITNKQSQNLHAELLLRRIGRVRGSGSIADGQAEVRRVLAEAGVPRAAVDLSDGSGMSTYNRVSPRGVVTLLRWIARQRWGAAWRETLPVGGADGTLARRFAGTPLDHRLFAKTGSLNATSALSGWLIAKSGRTLTFALFANDIPDGASATPAMDAALEAVAAAN; translated from the coding sequence ATGAAGCGTGCGCTGTCTCTGTGTCTCGTCCTCGCAGCCCCTGCTGCCGCACAGGCGCCGGGTGGACCGATCGCGGCTGCGCTCGCCACCGCGCCGGCGGGGACTCGCTTCGGCTTGCTCGTCCTGGATGCGGACGGGCGCGAACGGGTCGCGGTGCATCCCGACGACCGCTTCATGCCGGCCTCGAATACCAAGATCTTCACCACCGCGACCGCCTATGCGACGCTCGGCGACCTGTCCTTGCCCGATGCCGGGGGCGGTGCGAGCGTGCGGATCGACGGGCGCGACGTGGTGCTGGCGGGGCACGGCGACGCGCGGCTGTCGAGCGCGGCGGATTGCTCGGTCGATTGCCTCGCCACGCTCGCCGATGCGGTGGCGGCGAAGACGCGCAGCGTGCGCGACGTGATCGGCGACGATAGCTGGTTCCCGGACCTGCGCTGGAGCCCGGGGATGAGCTGGAACAACATCCCGACCCGCTCGGGCACCGGCGTCTCGGCGCTGACGCTCGACGACAACGAACTGCCGGTCACGGTGACGCCTGCCGCATCTTCAGGCGCGGCGCCGGTCATCGCAGTCGCGCCTTATTATACGGTTGAGAATGCCGCGATGACGGTGGCGGGCGGCGCGACCGCGATCGGCTTCGATCGCGCGCCGAACGGGCGGGTGCTGCGGATCACCGGCACGATCGCGCTCGGCGCCAAGCCGCTGCGCGAGCGGATCGGCATCGACGATCCCGCCGACTATGCCGCGTGGACCTTCCGCACGCTCCTGCGCGCGCGGGGTGTGAACGTGACCGGGCGGATCGTGGTGCGGCATCGCCCGCCCGGCCCCGCCGACGATCCCGTCCGGCGTGGCGGCGCGCCCGCCGCGCATCCGCCGGAACCGCAGGCGCTGGCGCGGGCCGTGCCGCCGCCGCTCGCCGGGGATGTGCGGATCACCAACAAGCAGAGCCAGAACCTCCACGCCGAACTGCTGCTGCGCCGGATCGGGCGGGTGCGCGGCAGCGGCTCGATCGCCGACGGGCAGGCGGAAGTGCGGCGCGTGCTGGCCGAGGCGGGCGTGCCGCGCGCGGCGGTCGATCTCTCCGACGGATCGGGCATGTCGACCTACAACCGCGTCAGCCCGCGCGGGGTCGTCACGCTGCTGCGCTGGATCGCGCGCCAGCGCTGGGGTGCGGCATGGCGCGAGACGTTGCCGGTCGGCGGGGCCGATGGGACGCTGGCGCGGCGGTTCGCCGGCACGCCGCTCGACCACAGGCTGTTCGCCAAGACCGGCAGCCTCAACGCCACCTCGGCGCTGTCGGGCTGGCTGATCGCGAAGAGCGGGCGCACGCTGACCTTCGCGCTGTTCGCCAACGACATCCCCGACGGCGCGAGCGCCACGCCGGCGATGGATGCCGCGCTCGAGGCGGTGGCGGCGGCGAACTGA
- the aguB gene encoding N-carbamoylputrescine amidase, producing the protein MTEIKVAALQLAFSNDIDANIAHVSELVREAASKGAQVILPPELFEGEYFCRVEDEGLFATAKPTAEHKAVLAMQALARELGVYIPTSFFEADGPHHYNSLAMIGPDGGVMGVYRKSHIPDGPGYEEKFYFRPGNTGFKVWPGPPISGKAATLGVGVCWDQWYPETARAMMLMGAEILFYPTAIGSEPHDADLDTSRLWRRAMVGHAVSNVVPVVAANRIGTEHGQSFYGHSFICDERGDLVAEFGAGETGVLTATFDLDRVKRHRAAFGFFRDRRPDLYGRLAQDV; encoded by the coding sequence ATGACCGAGATCAAAGTCGCTGCGCTGCAGCTCGCCTTCAGCAACGATATTGATGCCAATATCGCCCATGTCTCAGAGCTCGTCCGCGAGGCGGCCAGCAAAGGCGCGCAGGTGATCCTGCCGCCCGAACTGTTCGAGGGGGAATATTTCTGCCGGGTCGAGGACGAGGGGCTGTTCGCCACCGCCAAGCCGACCGCCGAGCACAAGGCGGTGCTGGCGATGCAGGCGCTGGCCAGGGAACTCGGCGTCTATATCCCGACCAGCTTCTTCGAGGCGGACGGGCCGCACCATTACAATTCGCTGGCGATGATCGGCCCCGACGGCGGCGTGATGGGCGTCTACCGCAAGAGCCACATCCCCGATGGCCCCGGCTATGAGGAGAAATTCTACTTCCGCCCCGGCAACACCGGCTTCAAGGTCTGGCCGGGGCCGCCAATTTCGGGGAAAGCCGCCACGCTCGGCGTCGGGGTGTGCTGGGATCAATGGTATCCCGAGACGGCGCGCGCGATGATGCTGATGGGCGCCGAAATCCTGTTCTACCCGACCGCGATCGGCAGCGAGCCGCACGATGCCGATCTCGATACCTCGCGGCTGTGGCGGCGCGCGATGGTCGGCCATGCCGTGTCGAACGTGGTGCCGGTGGTGGCGGCGAATCGAATCGGCACCGAACACGGCCAGAGCTTCTACGGGCACAGCTTCATCTGCGACGAACGCGGCGATCTGGTCGCGGAATTCGGTGCGGGCGAGACTGGCGTGCTGACCGCGACCTTCGATCTCGATCGCGTCAAGCGCCACCGCGCCGCTTTCGGCTTCTTCCGCGATCGTCGGCCCGACCTGTACGGACGGCTCGCGCAGGACGTGTGA
- the ribA gene encoding GTP cyclohydrolase II — translation MSDARLTALAIDALRRGWPIAIHGADGSLALLPIETADPARLAAFDPTGVAPVLLSAGRAVTLKLANQRDAAVPDAPVLIDRTRWLDFAAATALADPQFDLQNPLMGPFYATPLAETAAAGAALALARIGGMLPAFFALPGGSAALTITPADIGAHEDAARLTIATHARLPVAGAEHAEIYAFRTPEMPGEHVALLIGTPDGTPPLVRLHSECLTGDVLGSLKCDCGPQLDAAIAAITASGWGILLYLRQEGRGIGLINKLRAYALQDQGFDTVDANTRLGFAIDSRNFAVAARMLALLGQDAVRLLTNNPEKVAQLEAAGITVTQRVPHVLPANPHNERYLATKRDRTGHQF, via the coding sequence ATGAGCGATGCACGGCTGACCGCGCTGGCGATCGACGCGCTGCGGCGCGGCTGGCCGATCGCGATCCACGGCGCGGATGGTAGTTTGGCGCTGCTGCCGATCGAAACCGCCGATCCGGCGCGGCTCGCCGCGTTCGATCCGACCGGCGTCGCGCCGGTGCTGCTCAGCGCCGGCCGCGCGGTGACGCTCAAGCTCGCCAACCAGCGCGACGCCGCCGTGCCCGACGCGCCGGTGCTGATCGACCGCACGCGCTGGCTCGATTTCGCCGCCGCGACCGCACTCGCCGATCCGCAATTCGATCTCCAGAACCCGCTGATGGGGCCGTTCTACGCGACCCCGCTCGCCGAGACCGCGGCGGCCGGCGCGGCGCTCGCGCTCGCGCGGATCGGCGGGATGCTGCCGGCGTTCTTCGCGCTGCCGGGCGGATCGGCCGCGCTGACGATCACCCCGGCCGATATCGGCGCGCACGAGGATGCGGCGCGCCTCACCATCGCCACGCACGCGCGCCTGCCGGTCGCGGGCGCCGAACACGCCGAGATCTACGCCTTCCGAACCCCCGAAATGCCCGGCGAGCATGTCGCGCTGCTGATCGGCACGCCCGACGGCACGCCGCCGCTGGTGCGGCTGCACAGCGAATGCCTGACCGGCGACGTGCTCGGCAGCCTGAAGTGCGATTGCGGCCCGCAACTCGACGCGGCGATCGCGGCGATCACGGCGAGCGGCTGGGGCATCCTGCTGTATCTGCGGCAGGAGGGGCGCGGCATCGGCCTGATCAACAAGCTGCGCGCCTATGCGCTTCAGGATCAGGGCTTCGACACGGTCGACGCCAACACGAGGCTCGGCTTCGCGATCGATTCGCGCAATTTCGCGGTGGCGGCGCGGATGCTCGCGCTGCTTGGGCAGGATGCGGTGCGGCTGCTCACCAACAACCCCGAAAAGGTCGCGCAACTCGAAGCGGCTGGCATCACCGTCACCCAGCGCGTTCCGCACGTGCTGCCCGCCAACCCGCACAACGAACGCTATCTGGCGACCAAGCGCGACCGCACCGGGCACCAGTTCTGA
- a CDS encoding exodeoxyribonuclease III, which yields MPAMPSSAADTLKIVSWNINSVRFRIEIVEQFLREVSPDILCLQETKVIDGDFPAAAFKALGYKHIMLHGQRMHHGVAILSRVPLVEDDRLDWQANREARHIGVRLANGMRIENVYVPAGGDVPDRDVNPKFGQKLDFVERMTAWSKSLTAPTLLVGDFNIAPLPSDVWGHKQLLNVVSHTPIEVDALDRLKASNTWVDLGRHFHPAPARLHTWWSYRSPDFTVNDRGRRLDHMWATAEVAAKAVSHTVFEGCRSWLKPSDHVPIMTEFAA from the coding sequence ATGCCTGCAATGCCTTCTTCCGCCGCCGACACGCTGAAAATCGTCTCCTGGAACATCAACTCGGTGCGGTTCCGCATCGAGATCGTCGAACAGTTCCTGCGCGAGGTTTCGCCCGACATCCTGTGCCTTCAGGAAACCAAGGTGATCGACGGCGATTTCCCCGCCGCCGCGTTCAAGGCGCTCGGCTACAAGCACATCATGCTCCACGGCCAGCGCATGCACCACGGCGTCGCGATCCTCAGCCGTGTGCCGCTGGTCGAGGACGACCGGCTCGACTGGCAGGCGAATCGCGAGGCGCGCCATATCGGCGTGCGGCTGGCGAACGGGATGCGGATCGAGAACGTCTATGTGCCGGCGGGCGGCGACGTGCCCGATCGCGACGTGAACCCCAAGTTCGGCCAGAAGCTCGATTTCGTCGAGCGGATGACCGCCTGGTCGAAGAGCCTCACCGCGCCCACGCTGCTGGTCGGCGATTTCAACATCGCGCCGCTGCCCTCGGACGTATGGGGGCACAAGCAATTGCTGAACGTCGTCAGCCATACGCCGATCGAGGTCGATGCGCTCGACCGGCTCAAGGCGTCGAACACCTGGGTCGATCTCGGCCGGCATTTCCACCCCGCCCCGGCGCGGCTGCATACGTGGTGGAGCTACCGCTCGCCCGATTTCACCGTCAACGATCGCGGGCGCCGGCTCGACCATATGTGGGCGACCGCCGAGGTCGCCGCCAAGGCGGTGTCGCATACCGTGTTCGAAGGCTGCCGGAGCTGGCTCAAACCCTCCGATCACGTGCCGATCATGACCGAGTTCGCGGCATGA